Genomic segment of Scardovia inopinata JCM 12537:
CCACTCATAACAAAAGTGTTAATGAGAACCTGACCAATAGCATGCAACTGGGCAGGGTTAGCCACCAGCATTTTAAACCATTGGAGTCCAACAAATTTACTCTCTGACAGTGGAATCGGAGGTTGATAATCAAAAAAAGCGTATATCCATCCAAAAAGTGGAAGATAACAGAAAAGTACTGCCAAAATTAGGAAGGGAACCGTCATCAGCCACAGTCGAATGCTGTGAAGCATAGCATTCCTGTCTGTCTTCGGTTTCAGTTCATCCGACGCGGACACTTTCTCGCTCATCGTTTGCCTTGTCCTCCTTTGAACAGCTGCAGCAGCGCAGGCTCAATGAACATCTGTCACTAAGAATCAATCGCCGTTGTCATTGACTCTTATTTATAAACTTATAAATAAGATAACACCCGCTATTCTCTCTGTCAAATCTGTTTTCTATGCTGAGTGTCTAGGATTACATCGTTGTGAATAACAAGACTGCCAAGGAGGCAGCATGCATTTTAATATCAACAGCCCATTCTGGCAGTTCATGTCTCTATGTGTACGATATTTTATTCTTAATCTTCTTTTCATCATTACCCTTGTCCCAGTAGTCACCATTGGTCCAGCACGTGCAGCACTCTATAGCACTATTTTTGCCTATCACAATGATGAGGACATCAATCTGGGAAGAGAATACCTGAAACGTTTTTACCGCGAGTTCTTTAAAGCTCTGGTTTCTTCTCTTATCTTTCTCATTCTGGCTACAGCATGTATTTTTGCTTTCTTCTTTTGGATTCATCAAAAAACAGCTTCCAGCAGTCTTGCTTTGCCAATCCTCATTATTGCCTCCTTCTTTCTTCTTATTACATTTGAATATTACTACCCTCTTCAAGCTCGTTATGACAATAACTTCTGGAAAACAATGAAGAACTCTTTTCTTCTGCCCTGGACATCTTGCAGACTTACCTTAGCTTTGGCTGCTATAGATATCGCAGCCATTGCTCTCTTTATCTATACCAGCTATGTACGGATCGTTTTTCTCCTTTTAGGATTCTCATGGCTTGCCTATGCAAAATCATTTATCTTTTTGAAAGTATTCCAGATTGCGGAGTTTCCTGCCGGGCACAATGACATCGTGACATCGTGACACAGCGATGCAATGATTGATACGCAGCACAACGATTGAGGTCAGAAAACCAGCTTAGACTGCCTGACAATAAATTCAATGATCGCGTCTGTAACTGCATGGCTCCAAAAGTCCCCCTCGTGATCCGCCCCTTTTACTCGAACCATGCTGACATCTTTGCCCAGAGAAAGCATACGTTTATAAAGATTATAAGTTTGGCTGTAAGGGACCAGATTGTCGCTGTCACCATGAAGGAGAAGGGTCGGAGGGCAGGAGGTTCCTTCATTCAGAATTCGCAGAGGACTCATGTCGTGTGCCCTTTTCAAAGCCACTTCCGTAACCAGGCTCCCCTCTTCAGATAAGCCGCAGACCGCTCGAGCAAGTTGTGGATTCTCCCCGGTCAACATGCCCTCAAGGTCCGCTACCCCAAAGCAAGACACAACAAAATTGACGACATCTGGTGCTCCGGGATTTGTTGAATCCTCATAGCGTGGATCCCCTTGAGTCATCCCCAGCAGCAAAGCAGTATTTCCACCTGACGATGTGCCCCAGGCCCCAATCCGACCTGGATCTACATGCAGCTGATTGCTGTGTAGCCGAACATAACGCAAAGCAGATTTAACATCGAGCAAAAACTCAGGGAAAGGATGTGAACCGTTACAGCTATCAGTATGGCCAACACTGATCACAGCAAAACCACGATTGACCAACTGCAGAAGGCGCGGTATGGCGTAAAGGCGATTAGGAGTTGTCCACCCACTGCCCTGAATAAAAAGAACCGCAGGCAGATGTGCCCCCTTCTGACTGGCCCCCATGGGTACAACCACATCCATAGATACATCTTTATCCGGTCGATAATGAATATTTGGGGTATAATCGACCTCACCAACTAAATCAGGATTGTTAGGCAACACCATAATTTCCGGCTCATCACCAACTTGATTATCGTCAGCCTGAACAGTACTCTCATAATCGCGGCTTTGCATATTATCTCACTTTCGTACTTGTAGAGTTTAAATCAGTTTTTATTATATACATCCAAATTTAACTGTAATTACGCTATATTCTTGTTGTAAAAAATTATCCCTCCCAGAGAAAGAGCAAAGATACTTCAACTGATATACGATCTTCAGCTCCTATGCAGATCATTATCTAATTGACTATAACCAGGAATCATGGTCATACAACTTCATTCGCAAAACAAGGTTATATGAACTATTCTGTCTGGTAGATCAGACCACTAGCAAGTATCTCAATAAACTCTCATTCTTTATTTCGATCCGAGTCTTTCGATCTTCGCAACAACTGCTACTAAGTTCTGAGATATAATAATTTCCTCAGTTACAGGCACTACTATTCCTGAATTGCGCTTTGCCTGGGATAAATTTTGCTCTCAGGCAAAGCGACAATCGAATCATAAGGAAAAAATAAGTCTTACCTCAGTATAACCTTCCCGCCACTTGATTGGATGATTTTCCCACAGGACCCCAGTCTTGCGGTAAATTGATTTCCATCCGATCTTGTCACAATGATAGTTTTGCCATCACTACGTTGGGCAGTAAAAGTGATCTTTTTACCATCAAGACAATTAGTTACAGTAGCTATCACAGGATTATCACCTATCTCGAAGACAGATACGAGAGGATTTACGGTATAATCATAATCAGGTGTCTTTGCTCGTGGCTGAGTGACAATAATACTTTCCTGCCTTACCCATAAGGGAATGCTGTCAAAAGGATGATTCTCAGTTCTCCAACGCCCTCCATCAGCAATTTCTCCAGTAAACCAATTTGTCCATCTCCCACGAGGAAGATAGTAATTTACATCTCCGGAATAGGTGAAGACCGGTGCAACAAGCAATGATGGTCCTAGCATATATTCAGTTCCCAGTATTCTAGCTGTTCTGTCTTCAGGGAACTCCATAAACATACTACGCATCACAGGTATTCCTTCCTCAGCAGGAAGTAAACCAACATGATATAAATAAGGCATAAGAGAAAGTTTGAGAAGAGTAAATTTACGTACAACAGCAACCGCTGTCTGGCTTGAAGAGTTAGTTATCCCTTTTTTCTTATCAGCCTCATCAAACACCCATGGCACCCTATACACTGTTGATCCGTGCATACGGGAATGCGAACTAAGTAGCCCGAATGCCACCCAACGTTTATAAACAGCTGAGTCAGGAATAGCACCTTCGAAGCCACCAATATCATGGCTCCAAAAACCAAATCCAGAAGAAGATAAAGACAAACCGCCACGAAGGCTCTGCGCCATACCATTAAAAGTTGACTCACAGTCACCTCCCCAATGCACTGGCTGTCTCTGCCCACCAACAGTTGCAGAACGAGCATAAAGAACGGCCTGCCCTTTTCCATATGTCTCTTCTAGGGCCTCAAATACTGTCTGATTATACAGTTGAGTATACCAATTATGCATCCCTTGGCCAGAAGAACCATCATACCAGGAAACATGTGAAGGAATTCGTTCGCCGAAATCGGTTTTAATTGCATCAATACCCTGAGATAGCAAATGCTTGATTTTAGTCTTAAACCATTGGCGTGCAGAGGGGTTAGTAAAATCAACAAGGCCCATGCCAGCCTGCCAAAAATCAGTCTGCCAAATATCACCTTGGGATTTGCGAACTAAATATCCTTCTCTTCTTGCTTCTTGAAAAAGTTCGCTCCTTTGTCCAATATAAGGATTTACCCACGCACATATATGAAGCCCCTTTCCCTTAAGATGCGCAAGAGTGCCCTCAATATCAGAAAAAAAGCGGGAATCCCAGGTAAAATCCATCCATCTAAACTCTCGCATCCAATAACAGTCATAATGAAAGACGCTTAAGGGTATCCCCCTGTCGCGCATACCGTCAATCATAGAATTGATTGTTTTATGATCATATTGGGTAGTGAACGATGTAGTAAGCCATAATCCATATGACCACGCCGGCACCTTCGCAGGACGACCAACTAAAGCCGTGTATCTACTGAGGATTTGTTTTGGCGAGGGTCCGTCAATTATGCAAAAATCAAGCGTTTCTCCCGGAACAGAAAACTGTACTGCCTCTGTATTTTCGCTCCCCACCTCGAACGATACATGTCCGCGATTGTTGACAAGAATCCCATATCCCTGAGTGGTCATATAGAAAGGAATATTCTTGTACGCTTGCTCACTGGACGTTCCACCATCCGCATTCCATATATCAATGGATTGCCCATTCTTAACAAACGCTCCAAATCGCTCCCCAAAACCATAAACGAGCTCATCAACAGCCAATGCAAGTTGAATTGACATATAAGTTGGAGACTCATCATAGGCCTTACCTGTAGGAGTTGCTCCGAATTCCCCCACCGGGGAGGAAGTCACCGTAGCCTCTGGGTTCAGAGTAAAATGAGCCAAAGATTTTCCACTTGAATGAGTTAATTCAGCGCCGCGCGATGTGAAGGAAAGATTCCAAGGTTCTCCTTTGATTGCCGTAACGGTCAAATCCCCTGAAGAAAGACTAATAAATGAACCATCGCTGCCAACCTCTCCATCAGTATTTCCTGACTGAGTGACATGAATATAATTCTGTTTATCGGGCTGATCGCCATTCAAAGGAAAACCTGGAATATCATTTTGTCCGTCCCAGTGCCGAGCACGAATACGAATCACGCCTCGGGCTGGAGATGTAATGGTCACATCAAAAGTTGGAAGATTAAGAGTATCTGCCCGTCCATGAACCGAAGCAGCAGGTGCGAGAATTTCTATGCCCTTTCCGTCACGGGTGACGGCAATTTCATAATCTTGTCTAGCATACAATGCCTTTACACCAGGCTGAGTAAGCCAATAACCATTAGTAAATTTCATTATTTCACCGCCCCTGCAGTAATACCGCGAGACAAAGTCCTTTGGAAAATAAGAAAGAAAATAAGCGTTGGTATAATACTTAGAAGAGAGGCGGCTGCTGTAGTCGTAACATCCATAAGCTT
This window contains:
- a CDS encoding YesL family protein, which gives rise to MHFNINSPFWQFMSLCVRYFILNLLFIITLVPVVTIGPARAALYSTIFAYHNDEDINLGREYLKRFYREFFKALVSSLIFLILATACIFAFFFWIHQKTASSSLALPILIIASFFLLITFEYYYPLQARYDNNFWKTMKNSFLLPWTSCRLTLALAAIDIAAIALFIYTSYVRIVFLLLGFSWLAYAKSFIFLKVFQIAEFPAGHNDIVTS
- a CDS encoding alpha/beta hydrolase, translated to MQSRDYESTVQADDNQVGDEPEIMVLPNNPDLVGEVDYTPNIHYRPDKDVSMDVVVPMGASQKGAHLPAVLFIQGSGWTTPNRLYAIPRLLQLVNRGFAVISVGHTDSCNGSHPFPEFLLDVKSALRYVRLHSNQLHVDPGRIGAWGTSSGGNTALLLGMTQGDPRYEDSTNPGAPDVVNFVVSCFGVADLEGMLTGENPQLARAVCGLSEEGSLVTEVALKRAHDMSPLRILNEGTSCPPTLLLHGDSDNLVPYSQTYNLYKRMLSLGKDVSMVRVKGADHEGDFWSHAVTDAIIEFIVRQSKLVF
- the yicI gene encoding alpha-xylosidase, giving the protein MKFTNGYWLTQPGVKALYARQDYEIAVTRDGKGIEILAPAASVHGRADTLNLPTFDVTITSPARGVIRIRARHWDGQNDIPGFPLNGDQPDKQNYIHVTQSGNTDGEVGSDGSFISLSSGDLTVTAIKGEPWNLSFTSRGAELTHSSGKSLAHFTLNPEATVTSSPVGEFGATPTGKAYDESPTYMSIQLALAVDELVYGFGERFGAFVKNGQSIDIWNADGGTSSEQAYKNIPFYMTTQGYGILVNNRGHVSFEVGSENTEAVQFSVPGETLDFCIIDGPSPKQILSRYTALVGRPAKVPAWSYGLWLTTSFTTQYDHKTINSMIDGMRDRGIPLSVFHYDCYWMREFRWMDFTWDSRFFSDIEGTLAHLKGKGLHICAWVNPYIGQRSELFQEARREGYLVRKSQGDIWQTDFWQAGMGLVDFTNPSARQWFKTKIKHLLSQGIDAIKTDFGERIPSHVSWYDGSSGQGMHNWYTQLYNQTVFEALEETYGKGQAVLYARSATVGGQRQPVHWGGDCESTFNGMAQSLRGGLSLSSSGFGFWSHDIGGFEGAIPDSAVYKRWVAFGLLSSHSRMHGSTVYRVPWVFDEADKKKGITNSSSQTAVAVVRKFTLLKLSLMPYLYHVGLLPAEEGIPVMRSMFMEFPEDRTARILGTEYMLGPSLLVAPVFTYSGDVNYYLPRGRWTNWFTGEIADGGRWRTENHPFDSIPLWVRQESIIVTQPRAKTPDYDYTVNPLVSVFEIGDNPVIATVTNCLDGKKITFTAQRSDGKTIIVTRSDGNQFTARLGSCGKIIQSSGGKVILR